Part of the Limisphaera ngatamarikiensis genome is shown below.
GACCTTGGCCCGGTCATGCAGGCAATGCTGGGTCAAAGCGGGATGGCCAAAGCCAGAGATTTGGCGTCCGCGCGTCATGGCCTTCCGTACTGTGACTGCCGGAGGCAATAACGTCAACAAAAATCCCTTGGGCGTTTCGGTTTGCTTCGTTGGCAGGGGACCTGGGCTGGCGGCACTTTGAGCTGGCGACTCTGACCGGACGAGGACAAGCGGTGTTCGTTTTCCGATCGGGGCAATCTGAGCGAGAAAGATTGTTACCCGGGCGGAGAGGACGCCTTTGTCGAAACGGGTCGTTGCGCCAAAAGTAACTGTTACCCGCCATCAACACCGAAATGAGCCAACAAACCAAACGCGAAGTGCTGGCCAAACTGCGGCGTGCCCACGCCCGGGCCGGCAGCCTCTACAAACGTCAACTGCTCGACCCAGCGGTCAGCTTGTTGGGCCACCACCGCAAGGCCGCCAGCGGTCACCCCGCTGATCAACGCCGTGTGCGCCGGCGCGCCGGGGCACCTGATCCACCACTGCCTGCCGACCCTCAAGCTGGAGCCGAAGCGACGACGGGGGCGGCGCAGACGCCCAATGCGCGGGTGCTGGCGGCGGCGGAAGTCAGCCCGCAAGCCAGGGCCCCCCTTGCAAGCCCTGCATGCCACGCTCAACCCCTTCCAACTGGCTCGGGACATGGAGCCGCAGAAGAGGGCGATCGAAGCCCGGCGACATGGAGCGGCTTGAAGGCGCGGGAAACTGGGATCAAAAAAACTGCGCCGACAGCGGGAGCAAAGCCGGGCCGAGCGCCCGCGAGCGTTGGCTTCCTTGGTTTCCAATGTGGGGATCAACAGGGTAACAGCTATTTTGGCGCAACGGGCTTCCCGCCCGCCCCGCGCCGGGTAAAAGTTACTTTTTGGCGCACAAGGGCCCTCGAGCCCCCAAACAACCGGGAAGCCCCCGCCCAAAACGGGCCCTGTCCCGTGCCGGGTGACCGGACCCGCCTCACGCGCCCACATCAACGGACTTCCGGCGCATCCGTGCCGGGTTCCAGAGGCCCTGATGGTGGGGCTCAACCCGGGTCTGCCTCCCGGGTCCGAGCCTGCAGGGGCGGCGTGCGCCCATGCGGTCCGTAACGGGTCAGATTTGTTCCAGATACAGTTGCCGGTTCCGCCAGAGGTACAACGCGCCGCTCCACAACGTCAGCACCACCGCCACCCACAACAGTCCCCACGCCACCACCGGCAGCCACGGCCGGAACAACCCGGCCAAACCCTCGGGCCATTCCCGCGTGGCCAGCAACAACAGCAACGCCACCACCGCCACCATCTGGCTGGAGGTCTTGTGTTTGCCGTACCGTTCTGCCGCCAACACGAGTTGTCGCGACGCCGCCAGAAGCCGCAGTCCCGTAATCGCCAGCTCCCGCACCACCACCACAATGGCCATCCATGCATGCACCTGCACCGGCCATTGCGTATCCAGCCGACCCCGTTCCACCAGGGCAATGAACACCGCACACACCAGCACCTTGTCCACGAGCGGGTCCATCAGAACGCCAAACGCCGTGATCTGACCGCGGTCGCGGGCGATCCGGCCGTCAAAGAAATCCGTCACCGCCGCGGCGATAAACAGCACCAGCGCCGCCGTGTCCCCGAACGGCGGTCGCCCCAGCAACAACACCACCAGCAACACCGTCAGGGCCAGACGCGACGCGGTGAGCCTGTTCGCCAGATTCATCGCACCGGATGGTTCGCAACTCCGCCCCCGGGGGCAAGCCCGGAACCTGCACTTGGAGAAACCCGGGTCCAGCCTCGGGCGCGACCGTTTCAAACCCATCCCGAAGCGAGACCCGCTCCGGTCAAACCCGCCCGGAGCGACCGGTTCCACGGAAGCCCGGGGCCGTATTGAATCCGCCGCCAGGGCAGTTGACCCCGGGAGACTTCGCACCTCCACTGCCCGGTTCCCCCGCGACCCCTGAAAAAGAAAACCCCTGTCGGGTGCAGACGGCCCGCTGAGACACGCGGATAATCAGCGGCGATTCAGAAGGAATCGAACCCGACAGGGGTTACCTGGTTTCCCGCCTTCCCACCCCCGTGAGGGCGGACCAGAAAACCGAGCGAACGAACGAAACCTGAACCCAACAACACCGGCCGGATTTCAACCCGGCAAAATATTCACGCCGGCAGCGGCAAAACCTGCCCAGTATTCGCCCCTTGTGCCGGCGACAACGGCCGATCCGCAACGCCGTAGTGGAATCCGGTTTCGTCCTCGTAGCCGACTGGCGCAAAGTGAGCCGCCACCAGGCTCACCAAACACGCCAGCCCGCTCAGCCCTGCGTAGATGGTCAGGATTTCCATCACGGCTTAGGAGTCAGCACATGCGATGCCACGGGCCCGTGAAGCCGTTTTTCGCGCGTTTTCAAGGCCCAACCGCGTTCTGGTTGTCCAGTTCCGAGACAGCCTCTGTCCTGTTCCTGGACATGTCCGGACAGGTTACCCCGGGGGATCCGGTCCGGGTGCGGGATCGGCCGGGTCCGCTCGGAACGGCGGCTGCTCTGCGCAGGGTGTGTATCTCGGG
Proteins encoded:
- the pgsA gene encoding CDP-diacylglycerol--glycerol-3-phosphate 3-phosphatidyltransferase, producing MNLANRLTASRLALTVLLVVLLLGRPPFGDTAALVLFIAAAVTDFFDGRIARDRGQITAFGVLMDPLVDKVLVCAVFIALVERGRLDTQWPVQVHAWMAIVVVVRELAITGLRLLAASRQLVLAAERYGKHKTSSQMVAVVALLLLLATREWPEGLAGLFRPWLPVVAWGLLWVAVVLTLWSGALYLWRNRQLYLEQI